The Castor canadensis chromosome 8, mCasCan1.hap1v2, whole genome shotgun sequence genome contains a region encoding:
- the Foxp4 gene encoding forkhead box protein P4 isoform X2: protein MMVESASETIRSAPSGQNGVGSLSGQADGGGSGAAGTASGGAGRDAAGVADSNGEMSPAELLHFQQQQALQVARQFLLQQASGLSSPGNNESKQSASAVQVPVSVAMMSQQMLTPQQILSPPQLQALLQQQQALMLQQLQEYYKKQQEQLHLQLLTQQQAGKQQPKEALGNKQLAFQQQLLQMQQLQQQHLLNLQRQGLVSLQPSQASGPLQTLPQAVCPTDLPQLWKGEGAPGQPAEDSVRQEGLDLAGTAATATSFASPPKVSPPLSHHPLPNGQPTVLTSRRDSSSHEETPSSHPLYGHGECKWPGCETLCEDLGQFIKHLNTEHALDDRSTAQCRVQMQVVQQLEIQLAKESERLQAMMAHLHMRPSEPKPFSQPLNPVPGSSSFSKVTVSADPFPDGLVHPPTSAAAPVTPLRPPGLGSASLHGGGPARRRSSDKFCSPISSELAQNHEFYKNADVRPPFTYASLIRQAILETPDRQLTLNEIYNWFTRMFAYFRRNTATWKNAVRHNLSLHKCFVRVENVKGAVWTVDEREYQKRRPPKMTGSPTLVKNMISGLSYGALNASYQAALAESSFPLLSNPSMLNPGSASNLLPLSQDDTGAPGEPLPSNGSSSPPRLSPPQYSHQVQVKEEPTEAEEDRRPGAPLGPPNASIVGPPEERDLEEELPGEELS from the exons GCTCTCCAGGTGGCCCGGCAGTTCCTGCTGCAGCAGGCCTCAGGCCTGAGCTCTCCTGGGAACAATGAAAGCAAACAGTCAGCCTCTGCTGTGCAG GTGCCCGTGTCAGTGGCCATGATGTCACAGCAGATGCTCACCCCCCAGCAGATCCTGTCACCCCCACAGCTACAAGCTCTGCTCCAGCAGCAACAGGCCCTCATGCTCCAACAG CTTCAGGAATATTACAAAAAGCAGCAAGAGCAGCTCCACCTGCAGCTCCTCACCCAGCAGCAGGCCGGGAAACAGCAGCCCAAAGAG GCACTGGGGAACAAGCAGCTGGCCTTCCAGCAGCAGCTCCTGCAGATGCAACAGTTGCAGCAACAGCACTTGCTCAACCTGCAGAGGCAGGGGCTGGTCAGCCTGCAGCCCAGCCAAGCCTCAGGACCCCTCCAGACCCTCCCACAAG CTGTGTGCCCAACGGACCTGCCCCAGCTGTGGAAAGGTGAGGGTGCTCCTGGGCAGCCTGCCGAGGACAGCGTCAGGCAGGAGGGGCTGGACCTCGCCGGCACAGCTGCCACCGCTACCTCGTTTGCCAGCCCCCCCAAGGTCTCCCCACCCCTCTCCCACCACCCCCTGCCCAATGGACAGCCCACTGTGCTCACATCTCGGAGAGACAG CTCCTCCCATGAGGAGACCCCCAGCTCCCATCCCCTCTACGGACATGGAGAGTGCAAGTGGCCAGGCTGTGAGACCCTGTGTGAAGACCTGGGCCAGTTCATCAA ACACCTCAACACAGAGCACGCACTAGATGACCGGAGCACAGCCCAGTGCCGTGTGCAGATGCAGGTGGTCCAGCAGCTGGAGATCCAG CTCGCCAAGGAGAGCGAGCGGCTGCAGGCCATGATGGCACACCTGCACATGCGGCCCTCTGAGCCCAAGCCCTTCAGCCAGCCG CTGAACCCCGTCCCCGGCTCCTCCTCATTCTCCAAGGTGACCGTCTCTGCAGACCCATTCCCAGATGGCCTAGTGCACCCCCCGACCTCGGCTGCTGCCCCTGTCACGCCCCTGCGGCCCCCTGGCCTGGGCTCTGCCTCCCTGCACGGTGGGGGCCCTGCCCGCAGGAGAAGCAGCGACAAATTCTGTTCCCCCATCTCCTCAG AGCTGGCCCAGAATCATGAGTTCTACAAGAACGCAGACGTCAGGCCCCCCTTCACCTATGCCTCCCTCATCCGCCAG GCCATTCTGGAAACCCCCGACAGGCAGCTGACCCTGAATGAGATCTATAACTGGTTCACCAGGATGTTCGCCTATTTCCGCAGAAACACCGCCACTTGGAAG AATGCTGTGCGCCACAACCTCAGCCTGCACAAGTGCTTTGTCCGTGTGGAGAACGTCAAGGGTGCTGTGTGGACTGTGGATGAGCGGGAATATCAGAAGCGGAGACCACCAAAGATGACGGG GAGCCCCACCCTGGTGAAGAACATGATCTCTGGGCTCAGTTACGGAGCGCTTAATGCCAGCTACCAG GCCGCCCTGGCGGAGAGCAGCTTCCCCCTTCTCAGCAACCCCAGCATGCTGAACCCCGGCTCTGCCAGCAACCTCCTGCCCCTCAGCCAGGATGACACAGGCGCCCCTGGGGAGCCACTGCCCAGCAACGGTAGCAGCAGCCCCCCtcgcctctcccctccccagtaCAG CCACCAGGTGCAGGTGAAAGAGGAGCccacagaggcagaggaagacCGGAGACCTGGGGCCCCTCTGGGTCCCCCCAACGCCAGCATCGTGGGGCCTCCAGAAGAGAGGGACCTGGAGGAGGAGCTGCCTGGAGAGGAGCTCTCCTAA
- the Foxp4 gene encoding forkhead box protein P4 isoform X1, with amino-acid sequence MMVESASETIRSAPSGQNGVGSLSGQADGGGSGAAGTASGGAGRDAAGVADSNGEMSPAELLHFQQQQALQVARQFLLQQASGLSSPGNNESKQSASAVQVPVSVAMMSQQMLTPQQILSPPQLQALLQQQQALMLQQLQEYYKKQQEQLHLQLLTQQQAGKQQPKEALGNKQLAFQQQLLQMQQLQQQHLLNLQRQGLVSLQPSQASGPLQTLPQAAVCPTDLPQLWKGEGAPGQPAEDSVRQEGLDLAGTAATATSFASPPKVSPPLSHHPLPNGQPTVLTSRRDSSSHEETPSSHPLYGHGECKWPGCETLCEDLGQFIKHLNTEHALDDRSTAQCRVQMQVVQQLEIQLAKESERLQAMMAHLHMRPSEPKPFSQPLNPVPGSSSFSKVTVSADPFPDGLVHPPTSAAAPVTPLRPPGLGSASLHGGGPARRRSSDKFCSPISSELAQNHEFYKNADVRPPFTYASLIRQAILETPDRQLTLNEIYNWFTRMFAYFRRNTATWKNAVRHNLSLHKCFVRVENVKGAVWTVDEREYQKRRPPKMTGSPTLVKNMISGLSYGALNASYQAALAESSFPLLSNPSMLNPGSASNLLPLSQDDTGAPGEPLPSNGSSSPPRLSPPQYSHQVQVKEEPTEAEEDRRPGAPLGPPNASIVGPPEERDLEEELPGEELS; translated from the exons GCTCTCCAGGTGGCCCGGCAGTTCCTGCTGCAGCAGGCCTCAGGCCTGAGCTCTCCTGGGAACAATGAAAGCAAACAGTCAGCCTCTGCTGTGCAG GTGCCCGTGTCAGTGGCCATGATGTCACAGCAGATGCTCACCCCCCAGCAGATCCTGTCACCCCCACAGCTACAAGCTCTGCTCCAGCAGCAACAGGCCCTCATGCTCCAACAG CTTCAGGAATATTACAAAAAGCAGCAAGAGCAGCTCCACCTGCAGCTCCTCACCCAGCAGCAGGCCGGGAAACAGCAGCCCAAAGAG GCACTGGGGAACAAGCAGCTGGCCTTCCAGCAGCAGCTCCTGCAGATGCAACAGTTGCAGCAACAGCACTTGCTCAACCTGCAGAGGCAGGGGCTGGTCAGCCTGCAGCCCAGCCAAGCCTCAGGACCCCTCCAGACCCTCCCACAAG CAGCTGTGTGCCCAACGGACCTGCCCCAGCTGTGGAAAGGTGAGGGTGCTCCTGGGCAGCCTGCCGAGGACAGCGTCAGGCAGGAGGGGCTGGACCTCGCCGGCACAGCTGCCACCGCTACCTCGTTTGCCAGCCCCCCCAAGGTCTCCCCACCCCTCTCCCACCACCCCCTGCCCAATGGACAGCCCACTGTGCTCACATCTCGGAGAGACAG CTCCTCCCATGAGGAGACCCCCAGCTCCCATCCCCTCTACGGACATGGAGAGTGCAAGTGGCCAGGCTGTGAGACCCTGTGTGAAGACCTGGGCCAGTTCATCAA ACACCTCAACACAGAGCACGCACTAGATGACCGGAGCACAGCCCAGTGCCGTGTGCAGATGCAGGTGGTCCAGCAGCTGGAGATCCAG CTCGCCAAGGAGAGCGAGCGGCTGCAGGCCATGATGGCACACCTGCACATGCGGCCCTCTGAGCCCAAGCCCTTCAGCCAGCCG CTGAACCCCGTCCCCGGCTCCTCCTCATTCTCCAAGGTGACCGTCTCTGCAGACCCATTCCCAGATGGCCTAGTGCACCCCCCGACCTCGGCTGCTGCCCCTGTCACGCCCCTGCGGCCCCCTGGCCTGGGCTCTGCCTCCCTGCACGGTGGGGGCCCTGCCCGCAGGAGAAGCAGCGACAAATTCTGTTCCCCCATCTCCTCAG AGCTGGCCCAGAATCATGAGTTCTACAAGAACGCAGACGTCAGGCCCCCCTTCACCTATGCCTCCCTCATCCGCCAG GCCATTCTGGAAACCCCCGACAGGCAGCTGACCCTGAATGAGATCTATAACTGGTTCACCAGGATGTTCGCCTATTTCCGCAGAAACACCGCCACTTGGAAG AATGCTGTGCGCCACAACCTCAGCCTGCACAAGTGCTTTGTCCGTGTGGAGAACGTCAAGGGTGCTGTGTGGACTGTGGATGAGCGGGAATATCAGAAGCGGAGACCACCAAAGATGACGGG GAGCCCCACCCTGGTGAAGAACATGATCTCTGGGCTCAGTTACGGAGCGCTTAATGCCAGCTACCAG GCCGCCCTGGCGGAGAGCAGCTTCCCCCTTCTCAGCAACCCCAGCATGCTGAACCCCGGCTCTGCCAGCAACCTCCTGCCCCTCAGCCAGGATGACACAGGCGCCCCTGGGGAGCCACTGCCCAGCAACGGTAGCAGCAGCCCCCCtcgcctctcccctccccagtaCAG CCACCAGGTGCAGGTGAAAGAGGAGCccacagaggcagaggaagacCGGAGACCTGGGGCCCCTCTGGGTCCCCCCAACGCCAGCATCGTGGGGCCTCCAGAAGAGAGGGACCTGGAGGAGGAGCTGCCTGGAGAGGAGCTCTCCTAA